In Nicotiana tabacum cultivar K326 chromosome 17, ASM71507v2, whole genome shotgun sequence, one DNA window encodes the following:
- the LOC107817793 gene encoding uncharacterized protein LOC107817793 gives MATKTLNLNDEDMEDEYLCSATTTTCSIPLDLEETQSLALNRPNGYLKGVSRIERAWSHWKKLGEPKRIVAPMVDNSELPFRLLCRKYGADAAYTPMLHSRLFTEDEKYRSMDFTTCKEDRPLFVQFCANNPDILLKAARKVEPYCDYVDINFGCPQRIAKRGNYGAFLMDNLSLVKSLVEKLANNLSVPVSCKIRIFPYLQDTLSYAKMLEDAGCSLLAVHGRTRDEKDGKKFRANWEAIKAVRNAVRIPVLANGNIRHTDDVHSCLEKTGANGVLSADPLLENPALFAGYRTAEWGLGSVGLKEDDKLDQAELLIEYLRFCEKYPVPWRMIRAHVHKLLGEWFRIQPSVREDLNKQYKLTFEFLYDIVNRLRELGVRIPLYVKDTQEAISAF, from the exons ATGGcgaccaaaaccctaaacctcaaCGACGAAGACATGGAGGACGAATATCTCTGTTCCGCAACCACCACGACTTGCTCTATTCCTTTGGATCTAGAAGAGACACAGTCCTTGGCTTTGAATCGTCCGAATGGTTACCTGAAGGGAGTGTCTCGGATAGAGAGGGCGTGGTCTCATTGGAAGAAGCTAGGTGAGCCCAAACGTATAGTGGCACCAATGGTTGACAACTCGGAGCTGCCATTCCGTCTTCTTTGTCGAAAATATGGTGCTGATGCTGCTTATACTCCTATGCTTCACTCCCGTCTCTTCACCGAAGATGAAAAATATCGCTCTATGGATTTTACCACCTGCAAG GAGGACCGTCCACTTTTTGTTCAATTCTGCGCAAACAATCCAGACATTTTGCTGAAAGCAGCTCGAAAAGTGGAGCCTTATTGTGACTATGTGGACATCAACTTCGG GTGTCCCCAGCGAATTGCAAAACGCGGGAATTATGGAGCTTTCCTCATGGATAATCTCTCTCTTGTCAAGTCTCTTGTAGAAAAGCTGGCTAACAATCTTAGCGTTCCAGTATCATGCAAGATCCGAATTTTCCCTTATTTGCAAGATACACTCAGTTATGCAAAGATGTTGGAGGATGCAGGTTGTTCTCTTCTAGCAGTGCATGGACGAACAAGGGATGAAAAAGATGGGAAGAAATTCAGAGCCAATTGGGAGGCAATCAAGGCTGTCAGAAATGCTGTTAGGATTCCTGTCCTTGCCAATGGTAATATTAGGCACACCGATGATGTACACAGCTGCTTGGAGAAAACTGGTGCCAATGGGGTACTTTCAGCCGATCCCCTTCTTGAGAATCCAGCCCTCTTTGCTGGATATCGAACTGCTGAATGGGGATTGGGCAGTGTAGGACTCAAGGAAGACGATAAGCTAGATCAGGCTGAGTTACTGATAGAATATTTGAGGTTTTGTGAGAAATATCCAGTGCCATGGAGAATGATCCGTGCTCATGTGCACAAGTTGTTGGGAGAGTGGTTTAGGATCCAGCCAAGTGTGAGAGAGGATCTTAACAAACAATACAAACTCACCTTTGAATTTCTTTATGATATAGTAAATCGATTAAGGGAACTTGGGGTGAGAATACCGCTTTATGTGAAGGATACTCAGGAGGCAATATCTGCATTTTGA